The Candidatus Cloacimonadota bacterium genome has a segment encoding these proteins:
- a CDS encoding DMT family transporter, translating into MGTINKSMNQDSEKINLRERLVSDTYLLLAAIIWGAGFVAQRMASFHLGFNAFNGIRFLLGGLVLLLFVWRRFRAFKGGWGWVLLAGGVLFSASSLQQIGIGTTSASTAGFITGTYVVLVPVLLALFWRQRTPVVTWVAALVALAGTYLLSTGGTVLIPSTGSLILLAGSVVWALHVIVVGLAVKKIDVLVFSVGQFLVCGLIHLVMSMFIEPVSMPALRASWLPLLYSSLFSVVLGFTLQAIGQKKAPSADAALLLSLEAVFAAITGVLFLNEQLNLVQVIGCVVILGAILFAQLIVLKQNRKPL; encoded by the coding sequence TTGGGTACAATCAACAAATCGATGAACCAAGACTCTGAAAAAATCAATTTGCGCGAAAGGCTGGTATCAGATACCTATCTACTGCTGGCCGCCATCATCTGGGGTGCTGGTTTTGTCGCCCAGCGTATGGCTTCATTTCACCTGGGCTTTAACGCGTTTAATGGTATTCGATTCTTGCTCGGCGGGTTGGTGCTGCTGTTATTTGTTTGGCGGCGTTTTCGCGCCTTCAAAGGTGGTTGGGGTTGGGTATTGCTTGCTGGAGGGGTGCTGTTTTCTGCCAGCTCGCTGCAACAGATTGGCATTGGCACCACTTCTGCCAGCACTGCCGGCTTCATCACCGGGACCTATGTGGTGCTCGTTCCTGTCCTGCTGGCGTTGTTCTGGCGTCAACGCACGCCAGTGGTCACCTGGGTTGCTGCGCTGGTAGCGCTCGCTGGTACCTACCTGTTAAGCACTGGCGGGACTGTGCTGATCCCCTCCACGGGCAGCCTCATCCTGCTGGCTGGCTCGGTGGTATGGGCGCTGCACGTGATCGTGGTGGGGCTGGCAGTGAAAAAAATCGACGTGCTTGTCTTTTCTGTGGGTCAGTTTTTGGTTTGCGGTTTGATCCACCTGGTAATGAGCATGTTCATTGAACCGGTGAGCATGCCCGCACTGCGCGCCAGCTGGCTGCCATTGCTATACTCATCTTTGTTCTCGGTCGTGCTGGGTTTCACCTTGCAGGCCATCGGGCAAAAGAAAGCCCCTTCAGCGGATGCCGCGCTCTTATTGAGCCTGGAAGCGGTGTTCGCCGCCATCACGGGTGTGCTTTTCTTGAACGAACAACTAAACCTGGTTCAGGTGATTGGATGCGTGGTCATCCTAGGCGCGATCCTTTTTGCACAACTGATCGTGCTCAAACAAAATCGAAAGCCTTTGTGA